One part of the Rutidosis leptorrhynchoides isolate AG116_Rl617_1_P2 chromosome 1, CSIRO_AGI_Rlap_v1, whole genome shotgun sequence genome encodes these proteins:
- the LOC139877036 gene encoding uncharacterized protein, with the protein MAQELADGEFWLPPEFLNDEDILMDFIPPKPISANNKSSALYGSDSFGSKSDLSSPVESLLGSTETESDEDEHLTGLTRKLGNTSLKNDLSNLNFESHISKSTRVMAGSPQSTLCGCMNGSSSRGSPNCVSPPLTVPEVNRNEPSWDLLYAAAGEVARMRMVEEAASRYYLNSQPPCKTTSNPNLRYQQLQVAQFQQLKQQQMAKQKQYLQMIEQHNRKRNENVNGRPLSTWPTQLHPGQRVSGSGMRAVFLGNSNTAKRETTGTGVFLPRQIGAPAEPIKKRGCSTVLLPDRVVQALNLNLKSKEGADVADSEMVFRNSGMMSQQGASNNRQQPAEFRLPQEWTY; encoded by the exons ATGGCGCAAGAATTAGCCGACGGCGAGTTCTGGTTACCACCGGAGTTCCTTAACGATGAAGACATACTCATGGACTTCATTCCCCCAAAACCCATCTCCGCTAATAACAAAAGCTCTGCCCTTTACGGTTCTGACTCATTCGGGTCTAAGTCGGATCTGAGTTCTCCGGTGGAGTCTCTTTTGGGCTCAACCGAAaccgaaagtgatgaagatgagcaTCTTACCGGGTTGACCCGAAAGCTCGGTAACACCTCACTTAAAAATGATTTAAGTAATTTAAACTTTGAAAGTCACATATCAAAG TCAACAAGGGTGATGGCCGGTTCCCCACAGTCAACTTTGTGTGGATGTATGAATGGGTCAAGTAGCAGGGGAAGTCCTAACTGTGTCTCACCGCCGTTAACGGTGCCGGAAGTTAACCGTAATGAACCGTCTTGGGATCTGTTGTACGCTGCCGCCGGTGAAGTTGCTAGGATGAGAATGGTAGAAGAAGCCGCTTCACGTTACTACTTAAATTCACAACCGCCGTGTAAAACTACCTCAAACCCTAACCTCCGTTATCAACAACTCCAAGTTGCTCAG TTTCAGCAATTGAAACAGCAACAAATGGCGAAACAAAAGCAGTATTTGCAAATGATTGAACAACATAACAGAAaacggaatgaaaatgttaatggtCGGCCGTTATCTACTTGGCCAACTCAGCTGCACCCGGGTCAAAGAGTCTCCGGGTCGGGTATGCGGGCTGTGTTTTTAGGAAACTCTAACACTGCTAAACGAGAGACGACGGGTACGGGTGTGTTCTTGCCTCGACAAATTGGAGCGCCGGCTGAACCCATTAAAAAAAGAG GTTGCTCAACTGTTTTGCTTCCGGATAGAGTGGTACAAGCTCTTAACTTGAACTTGAAATCAAAAGAAGGTGCTGACGTGGCAGATTCGGAGATGGTATTCAGGAATAGTGGGATGATGAGTCAGCAAGGGGCAAGTAATAACCGTCAGCAACCGGCGGAGTTCCGGCTACCACAAGAATGGACTTATTGA